The Zingiber officinale cultivar Zhangliang chromosome 9A, Zo_v1.1, whole genome shotgun sequence genome window below encodes:
- the LOC122020154 gene encoding phytosulfokine receptor 1-like, whose product MNSRESQKISLAEVTSSHKRTRFTTRLSYAAVMKKKGDKFAYDFSQRLNFGFLVLFFFLDAATLTDSQSCSSADLIALQRFSRGLDSGIPGWSLNASDSDCCSWDGVSCDNSGVIGARVVGLDLRNRSLKGFLSDSLADLVLLSSLNLSFNSLRGTVPSGLFYITGLKHLDLSMNKLSGSIPPDSFLPSIEVFNISYNAFSGKRPIFFGSTRLLALDISFNKFSGGIDAAICNSSAQIQVLRFSANSFSGEFPPGFGNCAFLEELCVDVNEVNGTLPDDLFKLSSLRRLRLQGNSLYGLLSSSIGNLSNLELLDLSFNSFSGRIPNAFRGLTKLKYLSLQSNSFSGHLPFTLSNLSPLVLLNLKNNLLTGEIALNCMAMNQLSSLDLGTNFFSGSIPHNLSQCVELRTLNLARNNLTGEVPTSFRNLGSLSYLSLSNNSLSNIYSALLILQEVQSLTGLALTRNFHGDERIPMEGIRGFGKIQLLAIANCGLLGSIPPWLSNLSELNVLDLSWNHLEGSIPSWIGTLEHLFYLDLSNNSLSGEIPVSLTQMKSLISGNSSSSFGPPNEDFPFFVKKNISGQGLQYNQVGSFPPSIILSQNMLAGPVLPGFGNLKRLHALDLKQNRLSGNIPDELSGMSSLEALDLSHNILSGTIPSSLTKLSFLSSFDVAYNNLSGPIPTGGQFSTFSTSDFEGNPGLCGFHSKLCDSDQRHEGRTVQRRRNKGVIIGLASGIGLGTSSLLAFVYFLVSRNHRNRQDDGPKVADYSNSNNFSDLEGAESRLVLLFRNMNSDSELSIGDILKSTNHFDQSNIIGCGGFGLVYKAILPDDRKVAIKRLSGDYFQMEREFQAEIETLSRAQHRNLVLLQGYCKIGSDRLLIYSYMQNGSLDYWLHEKPDGGTILNWHRRLQIAQGSARGLAYLHQSCDPHILHRDIKSSNILLDENFEAHLADFGLARLIFPYETHVTTDLVGTLGYIPPEYGLSSVATFKGDVYSFGVVLLELLTGKRPVDMCKPKGGRELISWVLRMKEEKREVEVFDPQIYDKSLFYQLMKMLEIACVCLSDSPKMRPLSKQLVAWLDSIGTD is encoded by the exons ATG AATTCTCGGGAATCCCAAAAGATTTCACTTGCCGAAGTTACAAGCTCTCATAAAAGGACCCGCTTTACCACTCGCTTATCGTACGCTGCGGTTATGAAGAAGAAGGGGGACAAATTCGCCTATGATTTCAGTCAAAGATTGAATTTTGGGTTCTTggtgttgttcttcttcttggatGCTGCTACGCTCACCGATTCCCAGAGCTGCAGCTCCGCGGACTTAATCGCCCTGCAACGCTTCTCCAGAGGCTTGGATTCTGGGATTCCGGGATGGAGCCTCAATGCATCTGATTCCGATTGCTGCAGCTGGGATGGTGTTTCTTGTGACAATTCCGGAGTCATTGGAGCTAGAGTTGTTGGATTGGATCTCCGAAATAGGAGCTTGAAAGGGTTCTTGTCTGATTCTTTGGCAGATTTGGTTCTTCTCTCAAGCCTCAACCTTTCCTTTAACTCTCTTCGAGGCACTGTTCCATCAGGGCTCTTCTATATTACCGGACTGAAGCACCTCGACCTCAGCATGAACAAGCTCTCGGGGTCGATTCCTCCGGATTCATTCCTTCCCTCCATCGAAGTCTTCAATATTTCTTATAATGCTTTCAGCGGCAAGCGCCCAATTTTTTTTGGGTCTACGAGGTTGCTGGCTCTCGACATCAGTTTTAATAAGTTCTCCGGTGGCATTGACGCCGCAATCTGCAACTCTTCAGCTCAAATTCAAGTCCTCCGGTTCTCGGCAAACTCATTCTCTGGCGAATTCCCTCCCGGATTCGGCAACTGTGCTTTTCTCGAAGAGCTCTGCGTGGATGTGAATGAGGTGAATGGGACTTTGCCGGACGATTTGTTCAAGTTGTCGTCTTTGAGAAGGCTGCGATTGCAGGGGAATTCGCTCTATGGCTTGCTCAGCTCAAGCATAGGTAATCTCTCCAACCTTGAGCTCTTGGACCTTTCATTTAATTCATTCTCCGGCAGGATCCCCAATGCTTTCCGCGGACTGACAAAACTCAAGTACTTATCTCTTCAGTCCAACAGTTTCAGTGGTCATTTGCCATTCACTTTGTCCAACTTATCACCACTGGTTTTGCTCAACTTGAAGAACAACTTACTCACCGGCGAGATCGCTCTCAATTGCATGGCAATGAATCAGCTTAGCTCCCTCGATCTCGGGACCAACTTCTTCAGTGGCTCCATTCCTCACAATCTGTCTCAGTGTGTGGAGTTGAGGACCCTGAATCTAGCCCGAAACAACCTAACCGGCGAAGTTCCGACCAGTTTCCGGAACCTTGGCTCGCTGTCTTATCTCTCACTTTCTAATAACAGCTTGTCCAACATATATTCTGCCTTGCTGATCCTGCAGGAAGTGCAAAGCCTTACTGGTTTGGCACTCACAAGGAACTTCCATGGCGATGAGAGGATTCCGATGGAGGGAATTCGAGGATTCGGAAAGATACAACTTCTGGCTATAGCAAACTGCGGCCTTTTGGGATCCATTCCACCTTGGTTGTCCAATCTGAGCGAGTTAAATGTTCTAGACCTGTCGTGGAATCATTTGGAAGGGAGTATACCTTCATGGATAGGGACTCTCGAGCACCTCTTCTACTTGGATTTGTCGAATAACTCGCTGAGTGGAGAGATTCCAGTCAGTTTGACACAGATGAAAAGCCTAATATCCGGCAATAGCAGCTCGAGTTTTGGACCCCCAAATGAGGACTTCCCTTTCTTTGTGAAGAAGAACATTAGTGGCCAGGGATTGCAGTATAATCAAGTCGGTAGCTTCCCACCATCCATAATTCTGAGCCAGAACATGCTCGCTGGTCCAGTTTTACCGGGTTTCGGGAACCTCAAGAGGCTCCACGCGCTTGATCTGAAGCAAAATAGGCTGTCAGGGAACATCCCGGATGAGTTATCAGGCATGTCTAGTTTGGAAGCTTTGGATTTGTCACACAACATTCTCAGCGGAACCATTCCTTCCTCACTCACCAAGCTCAGCTTTCTATCGAGTTTCGACGTGGCCTACAACAATCTGTCGGGTCCGATCCCCACAGGAGGCCAGTTTTCGACTTTCTCGACTTCAGATTTTGAGGGCAATCCAGGCCTCTGTGGCTTTCACTCGAAACTCTGTGATTCTGATCAAAGGCACGAGGGGCGGACTGTTCAAAGGAGAAGAAACAAAGGTGTGATCATAGGACTCGCCTCTGGAATTGGACTCGGAacatcttctcttcttgctttcgtCTACTTCCTCGTGTCGAGGAACCACCGCAATCGACAGGATGATGGTCCGAAGGTGGCAGACTATTCCAATTCGAACAATTTCAGTGATTTGGAGGGAGCGGAATCCAGATTGGTGCTTCTGTTTCGTAACATGAACAGCGACAGCGAGTTGAGCATCGGTGACATCTTGAAATCCACCAACCATTTTGATCAATCCAACATCATCGGCTGCGGAGGCTTCGGCCTTGTTTACAAGGCCATCCTTCCCGATGACAGAAAGGTGGCTATCAAGCGCCTTTCCGGCGACTACTTCCAAATGGAGAGGGAATTCCAGGCCGAGATTGAGACGCTTTCGCGAGCTCAACATCGAAACCTTGTGCTTCTTCAAGGATACTGCAAGATTGGCAGCGACAGACTCCTCATCTATTCTTACATGCAAAATGGGAGCTTGGACTACTGGCTTCATGAAAAACCTGACGGCGGCACGATACTGAATTGGCACAGAAGGCTTCAGATCGCACAGGGCTCGGCCAGGGGACTGGCCTACTTGCACCAATCTTGCGACCCACACATCTTGCACCGTGACATCAAGTCTAGCAACATCCTGCTGGATGAGAACTTCGAGGCTCATTTGGCCGACTTCGGGCTCGCGAGGCTGATATTTCCCTACGAGACTCATGTCACCACGGACTTGGTTGGCACATTGGGCTACATTCCTCCCGAGTATGGCCTGTCTTCGGTAGCCACTTTCAAGGGCGATGTGTACAGCTTCGGCGTCGTGCTGCTGGAGCTACTCACCGGTAAACGGCCGGTCGATATGTGCAAGCCGAAAGGGGGGAGGGAGCTGATATCATGGGTGCTTCGGATGAAGGAGGAAAAGAGGGAAGTGGAGGTGTTCGATCCTCAGATTTACGATAAGTCGCTGTTCTACCAACTGATGAAGATGCTTGAGATTGCCTGTGTTTGCCTGAGTGATTCGCCAAAGATGAGGCCTCTGTCAAAGCAGCTAGTGGCATGGCTTGACAGCATTGGCACAGATTAG